In Halopiger aswanensis, the DNA window AGTTCGGGGGCGAGGGTCCGGCCGAATCCCCGTTCGATGGTCCGCCGGTCCTGCGGCGCTAACTCGGTCAGCGTCTCGAGGACGGCGTCGATCTCGCGGTCGTCGTAGTGAGACACCTGCAGGTACAACTGCGGCTCGAGGTCGGCGCGGTCGACGACGCGCTCCCACGTCTCCTCGTCGGTCCGATCGACGACGTACGTTTCGAGCGTTTTGTGGACGATTCCGTGCATGCTTCGGGGGCGGCTGGTACGACGGGTGCGGCGGCGGTCGGTCAGCGGACGGTCGGCACTCGTCTGCAGTTGCCGGTCGCCCCGCTTCGTTCTATCGGCCCGCCGGTTTCCCGCTCGAGTCCGGGACGGTACGGATTCGCCTCGCTTTCGTATTTATTTCCTCCCGCGCTCGAGCCGCGACCGATTGCCACACGCCTCAGAGGTGTGACGCCAGTACGGGCGCGACCGAGACGGCGCTGGCACCGCGTTCGATCGTGTCGGTGCCGTAGATCGCCTCGACGCCGGCCCGCGAGAGCTTCGCGTACGCGTCGCGGGCGAGCAGCGGATGGACGCAGGTGACGAAGACGCGGCCGACGCCGCGGTCCGCGAGGACGCCGACGGCCTCGCTCATCGTCGACCCCGTCGCGATGATGTCGTCGGCGACGACGACGTCCCGCCCGCTCACGTCGACGTCGCTGGGCGTGATCTCGACCTCGGTCCCAGAATGACGGGTCTTCTCGAAGTAGTCCGTCTCGCCCTCGCCGTAGGCGTCCCGGACCGTCTCCGCGAGCTCGATCGCACCCGCGTCCGGAGAGAGGAAGACCGGATCCTCGAGATCGGCCGGCAGCGGCTCGGCCAGCCGGCCGGCGGCGTCGACGGCGGTCGCCGTCGGCTCGAAGAACTCGCAGACGGCCTCCTCGTGGGGATTGACGGTCAGCACGCGGTCCGCGCCGGTCGAGATCGCCCGTGCGACCGCCCGCGCGGAAACTGGATGGCCCGCTTCGAAGGCCTCGTCCTGGCGGCCGTAGCCCATGTACGGGAGGACGGTGACGACCTCCTCGGCGCCGGCCTCGCGGGCGGCGTCCTGCAACTGCAGGAGTTCGACGTGGGCGTCGCTCGAGACCGTCGAGGCGACGATTACCGCCCGGTCGGGATTCGAATCGGCATCGGCGAGGCCGGGGACGGCCGCGAGCAGTTCGCCGTCGGGAAACCGGTCGTACTCGACGGCGGCGAGCGGTTCCTCGAGTTCGGACGACAGCGCCGCGGCGAGGGCCTGCGACGCGGATCCGCTAACGATCATATTCGGGAGGACAGTGCGCGGGGTAAACCCGCTTTCGTTCTCGCGGTCCGCGTTCTCGGCGGGCCGAACTCGAGCGGTGGCTCACTCGTCGTCGCCGGTCGCAGTGTCGGCTGCTCCATCGCTGTCGAAGCTAGTGCCGCCGTCGCCGCAGGGACCGCCGTCGGTGTCGCTCAACATCTTGAGCGCGCCGCTGCGATCGATCATGGCGACGAGGTTGAGACAGGCGGGATCGTTCCACTGCTCCGGTTCGACCTGCGTGAGGTCGGCGCCGTCGAGGCGGGCCATCAGCCGGAACGAACCGGCCTCGGTCGGCCAGTCGCGCTCGAGTGTGGTGCCGTCGCCGGCCGCGAGTTCGTGGGTGGTCCAGTGTTCGATTTCGCCGTCGAACTCGACGAGGACGTCGACCGTGTGCGAGCGGTCGTGGACGTTCTCGATGCTGATCTCGCCGAGGGCGGTACCGTCGGCCGCGGAGTCGCCACCGTCGTCGGTGTCGGTGTCGCCGCTGGAACCGGACTCTCCGCCGGAATCGGCGGCCGAGTCGGCGTCGCCGGTTCCATCGTCGTCGTTTTCGCCCTCGTCTTCTGGGTTGGTTCCGTCGGAGTCGTCGCTGGCGTCGCTCGAGCAGCCGGCTATCACACCCGCGAGTGCAGTGCCGGCGCCGGCGAGCAGTCGTCGACGCGGTAGCGCTGGCATGTACGAGTCACTGCAGTTCGGGTAGTTAACTTCCCGTCAGACGCGCGGCTGACGACACGGTCACTCGAGGACGCGACTGACGGCCCGGTCACTCGAGGACGGGCGCGCCGATTGCGAGCCCGGTCGCGTCGGTTACGCCGATGGGATGGGGGCGCCACGCTACCGGCCCGTCGTCGCTCTCGTCCTCGTCGAGCGCCAGAAACGAGCCGCGGTCCGTGACGGCGTAGACTGCGTCGCCGTAGCCGACGGCGACGATCGACTCCTCGGGTCCCTCGCGTTCGGTCCACTCGTCGTCCGCGAGCGTTCGGACCGTACCGGCCGCCGAGACGGCGATCGCGCGCGTCAGTCGGCCCGGTTCCGTCCGCGGATCCGCGGCGACGGCGTCGAACGCGCCCTCGGCCAGTTCCATCCAGCCGTTGCCGAGTTTGTACAGCCCCTCGGCGGTCGCCGCCAGCGGGACGCCCGCCGCGGAGACGTCGCGGACGTCGGTCAGCCCGACGTGATCCAGCCCGCCGCCGTGAACCCGGTAGACGCCGCTGTCGGTCCCGATCAGATCGCCGTCGATCGCCCGCACGGTCGCGACGGTCTCGTCCTCGAGCGTCTCCCACTCGCCGCCGTCGCGCTCGGGGTGCCAGCAGGCGACGGTCCCCTCGGGACCCGCTGCGACGAGGTCCGTCCCGTCGTAGCCGACGGCGACCGCCTCGCCGAAGCCGGTTTCCTCGAAGGTGAGGCCGTCGTTTCCATCCCTCTTTTCTTCGGCTGCGTCCGCAGCCGACTGGGACGAGGCGACGCGTACGTCCGTATCGGTCGCGATCGCGACCGCCTCGCCGTCTACTGTCGTCGCGACATCGCGTGCGTCGCAGCGCTCGCAGAGGCTGAATTCGCCGACGGCGTCTCCGGCGACGCGGACGCGGACGACGCCCATCGAACTCGCGACGTACGCCTCGAGCGCGCCCCCGCGGTCGCCGTAGACCCGCTTCTCCTCAATCGAATCCATACGAATACGTGGGCGGCGGCGCCCGAAAGCGTTCCGTCTGCGTCGTCCACGCCGTCATCGCTCGTCGCTGCGGCCGATCGCGGTCCGTGGTGACGCGCTGCGCACGCTGTGGCGCTCCGGAATTCCTTTGAGGGGGCCGGTAAGACTAGCGCCTGATGGAAGTGTTCGGATCCAGCGGGACGCGCGGCGTCGCGAACGAGGAGCTGACGCCTGCGTTCGTCCTGCGCGTCGCGAAAGCAGCCGGAACGGCGTGGGGGGCCGACCGGGTGGGGATCGCCCGCGACACGCGATACACCGGGCGGATGTTAGCCGATGCGGCGGCAAGCGGCCTCGCCAGTACGGGCACCGATGTCGACCGGCTCGGCATCATTCCCACGCCGGGTGCACAGTCCTACGCCGAACGCGAGGGCGTCCCCGTCGTCGTCATCACGGCCTCGCACAACCCGCCGCAGTACAACGGCGTCAAACTCGTCGGCCCCGACGGCATCGAGCTCTCGATCTCGGATCTCGAGACGATCGAGGAGACGCTGCTCACGGAGTCGTTCGCGGTCGCCCCGTGGGACGAGACGGGCCGCGTCCGCGAGGTCGACGGCGTTACCCGCGACTACGTCGACGAACTGCTCGCGGCGGCCGACCGCGAAACGATCGCGGACGCCGACCTCACCGTCGCGCTCGACCCCGGCCACGGCGCCGGCGCGCTCACCAGCCCCGAGTTCTTCCGCGAACTGGGCTGTCGCGTCGTCACCGTCAACGGTCAGCCCGACGGCCACTTCCCCGGCCGCGACCCCGAACCCGTGCCGGAGAACCTCGCGGACCTCGGGCGGCTGGTCCGGGCGACCGACGCCGACATCGGTATCGCTCACGACGGCGACGCCGACCGCGCGATCTTCTTCGACGAAACCGGCGAGTACGTCGAGGGCGACGCCACCCTCGCCGCGCTGGCGGCCGCCGAACTCGAGGCCGGCGACACCACGGTCTCCGCAGTGAACGTTTCCCAGCGGCTCGTCGACGTCGTCACCGACGTCGGCGCCGATCTCGAGCTGACGCCGATCGGCTCGACGAACATCATCACCCGCATCCGCGAACTCGAGGCCAAGGGCGAGCGCGTCCCGATCGCGGGCGAGGGCAACGGCGGGGTCTTCTTCCCCGGGTTCCGCCTCTCGCGCGACGGCGCGTTCAGCGCCGCCCGGTTCCTCGAACTCGTCGCGGAGCGGCCGGTCAGCGAGATCGTCGCACCCTACGGCGGCTACGCCAATATCCGGCGCAACATCGAGTACGAGTCGACCGCGGAGCGCGACGCCATGCTGGATGCGGCCGCGAACCACGCCCACGCCGCCGACGCCGAACTCAACACGCGCGACGGCTACCGGCTGGATTACGGCGACGCGTGGGTGCTGGCCCGCCCCTCCGGCACGGAACCGCTCGTGCGCATCTACGCCGAAGCCCGCGACGCCGACCGCGCGACCGAACTGGCCGACGAGATGTACGAGACGCTCGCCGACGCGAAAGCCGACGCGTAATCCCCGTTTTCTTTGCCTGCAGTAGGTCTTTCCGTCCGTTCGTCGTGTCCGCAACTGAGGAGACCGTGTGGATCGTGATCGGAACCGGACGGGACGGACTCGAACGGCTCGAGGCGGATGACCGACCGCGATAGTCAGGGGGCAGCCGACCTCGACAACGGCGGTCACGATGACGGTAGCAGTCACAGCCCCGACAGCGACGGCGACGGGGACGGACGAACTCAGACTGATAGCCCGCCGGCATCACAGCCCGATTCGCTGCACGCCACGGACTCCCGATTGGATGACCTGCTGCAGTGGCTGTTCCTGTACGGGAATCGGATCGCTTTCTCGAGCGCGCTGCTGGTCGGCGTCTTCGTCGCCTGCCTCCTGTTGATCCGCGTCCAACTCATCACCCCGGCCGAGGCGGACGATATCACCGCCATCGCCGCTGCGCTGATCGGCGGCATGCTCCCCTTCATCACCGTCGTCCTCGCGATCAACCAACTCATCCTCTCCGCGGAGTTCGGTACGACCGGCGCGTTCTTCGAACGTCTCGAGGCGACCCGCGACTATCGGCGGACGATCGAGGATCACACCGGCACCCAACCGAGTCCGGCGGAACCGTCCGATTTTCTGCGAGTGCTGATCGAGGCGAAGCGGCGGACGGCGCTCGGACTCCAGAACATCTGTCGCGGCGCGCCCGACGCCCTCCGGGCCGACGTCGAGGCGTACGTCTCGATGACGATTCCGCGAGACGCCGAGGCCATCGCCGCCCTCGATGATGCCACGTTCGGCACCTTCGACGTGATCTCGGTCATCCTCCACTACAACGATCC includes these proteins:
- a CDS encoding ribose-phosphate diphosphokinase gives rise to the protein MIVSGSASQALAAALSSELEEPLAAVEYDRFPDGELLAAVPGLADADSNPDRAVIVASTVSSDAHVELLQLQDAAREAGAEEVVTVLPYMGYGRQDEAFEAGHPVSARAVARAISTGADRVLTVNPHEEAVCEFFEPTATAVDAAGRLAEPLPADLEDPVFLSPDAGAIELAETVRDAYGEGETDYFEKTRHSGTEVEITPSDVDVSGRDVVVADDIIATGSTMSEAVGVLADRGVGRVFVTCVHPLLARDAYAKLSRAGVEAIYGTDTIERGASAVSVAPVLASHL
- a CDS encoding HVO_0234 family beta-propeller protein — translated: MDSIEEKRVYGDRGGALEAYVASSMGVVRVRVAGDAVGEFSLCERCDARDVATTVDGEAVAIATDTDVRVASSQSAADAAEEKRDGNDGLTFEETGFGEAVAVGYDGTDLVAAGPEGTVACWHPERDGGEWETLEDETVATVRAIDGDLIGTDSGVYRVHGGGLDHVGLTDVRDVSAAGVPLAATAEGLYKLGNGWMELAEGAFDAVAADPRTEPGRLTRAIAVSAAGTVRTLADDEWTEREGPEESIVAVGYGDAVYAVTDRGSFLALDEDESDDGPVAWRPHPIGVTDATGLAIGAPVLE
- the glmM gene encoding phosphoglucosamine mutase — protein: MEVFGSSGTRGVANEELTPAFVLRVAKAAGTAWGADRVGIARDTRYTGRMLADAAASGLASTGTDVDRLGIIPTPGAQSYAEREGVPVVVITASHNPPQYNGVKLVGPDGIELSISDLETIEETLLTESFAVAPWDETGRVREVDGVTRDYVDELLAAADRETIADADLTVALDPGHGAGALTSPEFFRELGCRVVTVNGQPDGHFPGRDPEPVPENLADLGRLVRATDADIGIAHDGDADRAIFFDETGEYVEGDATLAALAAAELEAGDTTVSAVNVSQRLVDVVTDVGADLELTPIGSTNIITRIRELEAKGERVPIAGEGNGGVFFPGFRLSRDGAFSAARFLELVAERPVSEIVAPYGGYANIRRNIEYESTAERDAMLDAAANHAHAADAELNTRDGYRLDYGDAWVLARPSGTEPLVRIYAEARDADRATELADEMYETLADAKADA